A single window of Ananas comosus cultivar F153 linkage group 17, ASM154086v1, whole genome shotgun sequence DNA harbors:
- the LOC109723616 gene encoding E3 ubiquitin-protein ligase CHFR isoform X3 produces MEPGQCSGSKEDDVAWAKLVPADSRYSEVYIRCGDATVCSEVSSSSAEKFTWCEITPSSEKDSATIRNLSSNGIIVDGNIVEEEAVDIKSGTEVISGPDKEGYLCYTFKVIPFEIRNKKNVQIVLDVEHAKCSICLNIWHDVVTVAPCLHNFCNGCFSEWLRRSSTRSRDNVQNVVCPQCRANVHSVGKNHFLRNIEEVLGRQKNPSRKRPLSLSSDESNITDLPCPQCGTEFGGFRCSPGTAHLQCQGCGGLMPSRPNNGVPQHCLGCDRAFCAAYWCSQGVDSSEFDLICHRDTFKPISERTISRIPDLVHQNNPYERDITERCIQQTGKTPQAVISEWITKFDNKQIDRSRLQINHGETITSQTHLCYDCYNKLVDYLLYWFRVSLPSNLLPPDAVNRENCWYGYVCRTQHHNVEHARKRNHVCRPTRGNT; encoded by the exons atgGAACCTGGCCAATGCTCTGGCTCCAAGGAGGACGACGTCGCCTGGGCCAAACTCG TGCCCGCCGACTCCAGGTACTCGGAAGTGTACATCAGGTGCGGGGACGCGACGGTGTGCTCGGAAGTATCGAGCTCGTCGGCGGAGAAGTTCACATGGTGCGAGATAACGCCCAGCTCCGAGAAGGATTCGGCGACGATCAGAAACTTGAG TTCAAATGGCATCATTGTTGATGGGAATATTGTTGAAGAAGAAGCAGTGGATATAAAAAGTGGAACTGAAGTCATTTCAGGGCCTGATAAAGAAG GATATTTATGTTATACATTCAAAGTAATACCTTTCGAGATACGCAACAAAAAGAATGTTCAG ATTGTCTTAGATGTTGAACATGCAAAATGCAGCATATGCTTAAACATATGGCATGATGTTGTTACAGTCGCTCCTTGTCTCCACAACTTCTG TAACGGTTGCTTCTCGGAGTGGCTAAGGAGGTCTTCAACCCGCTCACGTGACAATGTGCAAAATGTAGTGTGCCCGCAGTGCAGGGCAAATGTACACTCTGTTggaaaaaatcactttttacGCAATATTGAAGAG GTATTGGGAAGGCAGAAAAACCCATCAAGAAAGCGACCTTTGTCTCTGTCAAGTGATGAAAGCAACATCACAGATCTTCCTTGCCCACAGTGTG GCACTGAATTTGGTGGATTTAGATGCAGTCCAGGCACAGCACACTTGCAATGTCAAGGATGTGGCGGATTAATGCCATCTAGACCTAATAACGGTGTACCACAACATT GCTTAGGTTGTGATAGGGCATTTTGTGCGGCTTATTGGTGTTCACAAGGTGTGGATTCGAGTGAATTTGATCTAATCTGCCATCGGGACACATTCAAACCA ATATCGGAGCGCACTATTTCCAGAATTCCTGATCTGGTGCACCAGAACAATCCTTATGAAAGAGAT ATTACAGAAAGGTGCATACAGCAGACAGGGAAGACACCGCAGGCTGTAATCTCAGAGTGGATTACCAAATTTGACAACAAGCAAATAG ACCGTTCAAGGTTGCAGATAAACCATGGCGAGACAATTACTTCCCAAACACATCTTTGCTA TGATTGCTACAATAAATTGGTTGATTACCTCTTGTACTGGTTTCGAGTGTCGCTGCCTAGTAAT CTTCTTCCGCCAGATGCGGTCAACAGGGAGAACTGTTGGTATGGTTACGTCTGTCGTACCCAGCACCACAATGTTGAACATGCTCGGAAAAGGAACCATGTGTGCCGTCCGACAAGAGGCAATACATGA
- the LOC109723616 gene encoding E3 ubiquitin-protein ligase CHFR isoform X2 has protein sequence MEPGQCSGSKEDDVAWAKLVPADSRYSEVYIRCGDATVCSEVSSSSAEKFTWCEITPSSEKDSATIRNLSSNGIIVDGNIVEEEAVDIKSGTEVISGPDKEGYLCYTFKVIPFEIRNKKNVQIVLDVEHAKCSICLNIWHDVVTVAPCLHNFCNGCFSEWLRRSSTRSRDNVQNVVCPQCRANVHSVGKNHFLRNIEEAILQTHSSLKRSDEEIALLDTYASIKSNLVLGRQKNPSRKRPLSLSSDESNITDLPCPQCGTEFGGFRCSPGTAHLQCQGCGGLMPSRPNNGVPQHCLGCDRAFCAAYWCSQGVDSSEFDLICHRDTFKPISERTISRIPDLVHQNNPYERDITERCIQQTGKTPQAVISEWITKFDNKQIDRSRLQINHGETITSQTHLCYFFRQMRSTGRTVGMVTSVVPSTTMLNMLGKGTMCAVRQEAIHE, from the exons atgGAACCTGGCCAATGCTCTGGCTCCAAGGAGGACGACGTCGCCTGGGCCAAACTCG TGCCCGCCGACTCCAGGTACTCGGAAGTGTACATCAGGTGCGGGGACGCGACGGTGTGCTCGGAAGTATCGAGCTCGTCGGCGGAGAAGTTCACATGGTGCGAGATAACGCCCAGCTCCGAGAAGGATTCGGCGACGATCAGAAACTTGAG TTCAAATGGCATCATTGTTGATGGGAATATTGTTGAAGAAGAAGCAGTGGATATAAAAAGTGGAACTGAAGTCATTTCAGGGCCTGATAAAGAAG GATATTTATGTTATACATTCAAAGTAATACCTTTCGAGATACGCAACAAAAAGAATGTTCAG ATTGTCTTAGATGTTGAACATGCAAAATGCAGCATATGCTTAAACATATGGCATGATGTTGTTACAGTCGCTCCTTGTCTCCACAACTTCTG TAACGGTTGCTTCTCGGAGTGGCTAAGGAGGTCTTCAACCCGCTCACGTGACAATGTGCAAAATGTAGTGTGCCCGCAGTGCAGGGCAAATGTACACTCTGTTggaaaaaatcactttttacGCAATATTGAAGAG GCAATCCTGCAAACTCATTCTTCACTAAAGCGTTCTGATGAAGAAATTGCTTTATTAGATACGTATGCCTCGATTAAATCAAATCTT GTATTGGGAAGGCAGAAAAACCCATCAAGAAAGCGACCTTTGTCTCTGTCAAGTGATGAAAGCAACATCACAGATCTTCCTTGCCCACAGTGTG GCACTGAATTTGGTGGATTTAGATGCAGTCCAGGCACAGCACACTTGCAATGTCAAGGATGTGGCGGATTAATGCCATCTAGACCTAATAACGGTGTACCACAACATT GCTTAGGTTGTGATAGGGCATTTTGTGCGGCTTATTGGTGTTCACAAGGTGTGGATTCGAGTGAATTTGATCTAATCTGCCATCGGGACACATTCAAACCA ATATCGGAGCGCACTATTTCCAGAATTCCTGATCTGGTGCACCAGAACAATCCTTATGAAAGAGAT ATTACAGAAAGGTGCATACAGCAGACAGGGAAGACACCGCAGGCTGTAATCTCAGAGTGGATTACCAAATTTGACAACAAGCAAATAG ACCGTTCAAGGTTGCAGATAAACCATGGCGAGACAATTACTTCCCAAACACATCTTTGCTA CTTCTTCCGCCAGATGCGGTCAACAGGGAGAACTGTTGGTATGGTTACGTCTGTCGTACCCAGCACCACAATGTTGAACATGCTCGGAAAAGGAACCATGTGTGCCGTCCGACAAGAGGCAATACATGAGTGA
- the LOC109723616 gene encoding E3 ubiquitin-protein ligase CHFR isoform X4 gives MEPGQCSGSKEDDVAWAKLVPADSRYSEVYIRCGDATVCSEVSSSSAEKFTWCEITPSSEKDSATIRNLSSNGIIVDGNIVEEEAVDIKSGTEVISGPDKEGYLCYTFKVIPFEIRNKKNVQIVLDVEHAKCSICLNIWHDVVTVAPCLHNFCNGCFSEWLRRSSTRSRDNVQNVVCPQCRANVHSVGKNHFLRNIEEAILQTHSSLKRSDEEIALLDTYASIKSNLVLGRQKNPSRKRPLSLSSDESNITDLPCPQCGLGCDRAFCAAYWCSQGVDSSEFDLICHRDTFKPISERTISRIPDLVHQNNPYERDITERCIQQTGKTPQAVISEWITKFDNKQIDRSRLQINHGETITSQTHLCYDCYNKLVDYLLYWFRVSLPSNLLPPDAVNRENCWYGYVCRTQHHNVEHARKRNHVCRPTRGNT, from the exons atgGAACCTGGCCAATGCTCTGGCTCCAAGGAGGACGACGTCGCCTGGGCCAAACTCG TGCCCGCCGACTCCAGGTACTCGGAAGTGTACATCAGGTGCGGGGACGCGACGGTGTGCTCGGAAGTATCGAGCTCGTCGGCGGAGAAGTTCACATGGTGCGAGATAACGCCCAGCTCCGAGAAGGATTCGGCGACGATCAGAAACTTGAG TTCAAATGGCATCATTGTTGATGGGAATATTGTTGAAGAAGAAGCAGTGGATATAAAAAGTGGAACTGAAGTCATTTCAGGGCCTGATAAAGAAG GATATTTATGTTATACATTCAAAGTAATACCTTTCGAGATACGCAACAAAAAGAATGTTCAG ATTGTCTTAGATGTTGAACATGCAAAATGCAGCATATGCTTAAACATATGGCATGATGTTGTTACAGTCGCTCCTTGTCTCCACAACTTCTG TAACGGTTGCTTCTCGGAGTGGCTAAGGAGGTCTTCAACCCGCTCACGTGACAATGTGCAAAATGTAGTGTGCCCGCAGTGCAGGGCAAATGTACACTCTGTTggaaaaaatcactttttacGCAATATTGAAGAG GCAATCCTGCAAACTCATTCTTCACTAAAGCGTTCTGATGAAGAAATTGCTTTATTAGATACGTATGCCTCGATTAAATCAAATCTT GTATTGGGAAGGCAGAAAAACCCATCAAGAAAGCGACCTTTGTCTCTGTCAAGTGATGAAAGCAACATCACAGATCTTCCTTGCCCACAGTGTG GCTTAGGTTGTGATAGGGCATTTTGTGCGGCTTATTGGTGTTCACAAGGTGTGGATTCGAGTGAATTTGATCTAATCTGCCATCGGGACACATTCAAACCA ATATCGGAGCGCACTATTTCCAGAATTCCTGATCTGGTGCACCAGAACAATCCTTATGAAAGAGAT ATTACAGAAAGGTGCATACAGCAGACAGGGAAGACACCGCAGGCTGTAATCTCAGAGTGGATTACCAAATTTGACAACAAGCAAATAG ACCGTTCAAGGTTGCAGATAAACCATGGCGAGACAATTACTTCCCAAACACATCTTTGCTA TGATTGCTACAATAAATTGGTTGATTACCTCTTGTACTGGTTTCGAGTGTCGCTGCCTAGTAAT CTTCTTCCGCCAGATGCGGTCAACAGGGAGAACTGTTGGTATGGTTACGTCTGTCGTACCCAGCACCACAATGTTGAACATGCTCGGAAAAGGAACCATGTGTGCCGTCCGACAAGAGGCAATACATGA
- the LOC109723616 gene encoding E3 ubiquitin-protein ligase CHFR isoform X1 → MEPGQCSGSKEDDVAWAKLVPADSRYSEVYIRCGDATVCSEVSSSSAEKFTWCEITPSSEKDSATIRNLSSNGIIVDGNIVEEEAVDIKSGTEVISGPDKEGYLCYTFKVIPFEIRNKKNVQIVLDVEHAKCSICLNIWHDVVTVAPCLHNFCNGCFSEWLRRSSTRSRDNVQNVVCPQCRANVHSVGKNHFLRNIEEAILQTHSSLKRSDEEIALLDTYASIKSNLVLGRQKNPSRKRPLSLSSDESNITDLPCPQCGTEFGGFRCSPGTAHLQCQGCGGLMPSRPNNGVPQHCLGCDRAFCAAYWCSQGVDSSEFDLICHRDTFKPISERTISRIPDLVHQNNPYERDITERCIQQTGKTPQAVISEWITKFDNKQIDRSRLQINHGETITSQTHLCYDCYNKLVDYLLYWFRVSLPSNLLPPDAVNRENCWYGYVCRTQHHNVEHARKRNHVCRPTRGNT, encoded by the exons atgGAACCTGGCCAATGCTCTGGCTCCAAGGAGGACGACGTCGCCTGGGCCAAACTCG TGCCCGCCGACTCCAGGTACTCGGAAGTGTACATCAGGTGCGGGGACGCGACGGTGTGCTCGGAAGTATCGAGCTCGTCGGCGGAGAAGTTCACATGGTGCGAGATAACGCCCAGCTCCGAGAAGGATTCGGCGACGATCAGAAACTTGAG TTCAAATGGCATCATTGTTGATGGGAATATTGTTGAAGAAGAAGCAGTGGATATAAAAAGTGGAACTGAAGTCATTTCAGGGCCTGATAAAGAAG GATATTTATGTTATACATTCAAAGTAATACCTTTCGAGATACGCAACAAAAAGAATGTTCAG ATTGTCTTAGATGTTGAACATGCAAAATGCAGCATATGCTTAAACATATGGCATGATGTTGTTACAGTCGCTCCTTGTCTCCACAACTTCTG TAACGGTTGCTTCTCGGAGTGGCTAAGGAGGTCTTCAACCCGCTCACGTGACAATGTGCAAAATGTAGTGTGCCCGCAGTGCAGGGCAAATGTACACTCTGTTggaaaaaatcactttttacGCAATATTGAAGAG GCAATCCTGCAAACTCATTCTTCACTAAAGCGTTCTGATGAAGAAATTGCTTTATTAGATACGTATGCCTCGATTAAATCAAATCTT GTATTGGGAAGGCAGAAAAACCCATCAAGAAAGCGACCTTTGTCTCTGTCAAGTGATGAAAGCAACATCACAGATCTTCCTTGCCCACAGTGTG GCACTGAATTTGGTGGATTTAGATGCAGTCCAGGCACAGCACACTTGCAATGTCAAGGATGTGGCGGATTAATGCCATCTAGACCTAATAACGGTGTACCACAACATT GCTTAGGTTGTGATAGGGCATTTTGTGCGGCTTATTGGTGTTCACAAGGTGTGGATTCGAGTGAATTTGATCTAATCTGCCATCGGGACACATTCAAACCA ATATCGGAGCGCACTATTTCCAGAATTCCTGATCTGGTGCACCAGAACAATCCTTATGAAAGAGAT ATTACAGAAAGGTGCATACAGCAGACAGGGAAGACACCGCAGGCTGTAATCTCAGAGTGGATTACCAAATTTGACAACAAGCAAATAG ACCGTTCAAGGTTGCAGATAAACCATGGCGAGACAATTACTTCCCAAACACATCTTTGCTA TGATTGCTACAATAAATTGGTTGATTACCTCTTGTACTGGTTTCGAGTGTCGCTGCCTAGTAAT CTTCTTCCGCCAGATGCGGTCAACAGGGAGAACTGTTGGTATGGTTACGTCTGTCGTACCCAGCACCACAATGTTGAACATGCTCGGAAAAGGAACCATGTGTGCCGTCCGACAAGAGGCAATACATGA